Proteins from one Ornithobacterium rhinotracheale genomic window:
- a CDS encoding putative sugar nucleotidyl transferase has protein sequence MNLVLFAHNEKQMYPLCFTKAFGDLRMGIFTFRERWEKLFSTSISCLTADYLQDLYPLTLEQDNLFINSTFFPSHDLIVGLKNLKPQQGIWGNSECLGFRGSWDEFQDKKNLAKIQLAEKQLKINRPYDLFMNNQQALLFDFALATKDRESAEIPSGNKVIGRENIFVEEGAKITFATLNASEGPIYLGKNSEIMEGSVIRGGLALCEKAAIKMGAKIYGDTTIGPHCKVGGEIKNVIFNGFSNKAHDGYLGNSVVGEWCNLGANTNASNLRNDYGTVDLWDYTENKYTETGLQFCGVFIGDHTKLAINSKINTGTVIEGFSNIFTEGFTPRKVPMFSFSGKRNGPKLKLQQVFDSAENTMKRRNIPLSDAYKKMIEHLYNQKK, from the coding sequence ATGAACCTTGTTTTGTTTGCCCACAACGAAAAACAAATGTACCCATTGTGTTTCACTAAGGCTTTTGGTGATTTGCGCATGGGGATTTTCACTTTTAGAGAGCGATGGGAAAAACTTTTCTCCACTTCTATCTCCTGCCTCACTGCGGATTATCTTCAGGATTTGTATCCGCTCACGCTCGAACAAGACAATTTGTTCATCAATTCCACATTTTTCCCTTCGCACGATTTGATTGTCGGGCTTAAAAATTTAAAACCGCAACAAGGTATTTGGGGAAATTCCGAATGTTTAGGATTTCGTGGCAGCTGGGATGAATTTCAAGACAAAAAAAATTTAGCCAAAATTCAATTAGCTGAAAAACAGCTAAAAATCAATCGTCCGTATGATTTGTTTATGAATAATCAGCAGGCACTTCTATTTGATTTTGCTTTGGCTACCAAAGATCGCGAAAGCGCAGAAATTCCGTCTGGCAACAAAGTCATCGGTCGAGAAAACATCTTTGTGGAAGAAGGTGCCAAAATCACTTTTGCTACGCTCAACGCTTCCGAAGGACCGATTTATTTAGGCAAAAACAGCGAAATTATGGAAGGTTCTGTCATTCGTGGCGGACTTGCGCTTTGCGAAAAGGCTGCGATAAAAATGGGAGCCAAAATTTATGGAGACACCACCATAGGACCACATTGCAAAGTGGGCGGAGAAATTAAAAATGTGATTTTCAATGGTTTTAGTAACAAAGCACACGATGGCTACCTTGGCAACAGCGTGGTGGGCGAATGGTGCAATTTGGGCGCTAACACCAATGCGTCTAACCTGAGAAATGATTACGGCACCGTGGATTTGTGGGACTACACGGAAAACAAATATACCGAAACTGGATTACAATTTTGTGGTGTTTTCATCGGCGACCACACCAAATTGGCGATTAATTCTAAAATCAATACGGGAACGGTGATTGAAGGATTTAGCAATATTTTCACCGAAGGATTTACGCCAAGAAAAGTACCGATGTTTAGCTTTAGTGGCAAACGAAATGGTCCAAAATTAAAACTTCAGCAAGTATTTGACTCAGCAGAGAACACCATGAAACGACGAAATATTCCGCTGAGCGATGCGTACAAAAAAATGATTGAACATCTTTATAATCAGAAAAAATAA
- a CDS encoding type B 50S ribosomal protein L31 has translation MKKDIHPQDYRLVAFKDMSNDETFITRSTAASKETIEIDGVEYPLIKLEITSTSHPFYTGKMKLVDTAGRVDKFMNKYKKFQKK, from the coding sequence ATGAAAAAAGATATACATCCACAGGATTACAGATTGGTAGCGTTTAAAGACATGAGTAACGATGAAACTTTCATCACAAGATCTACCGCAGCTTCAAAAGAAACTATCGAAATCGATGGCGTAGAGTACCCTTTAATCAAATTAGAGATTACTTCTACTTCACACCCATTCTATACAGGTAAAATGAAGCTTGTTGATACCGCTGGTCGTGTAGATAAATTCATGAACAAATATAAAAAATTCCAAAAGAAATAA
- a CDS encoding right-handed parallel beta-helix repeat-containing protein, protein MEKHRCSINISFLLSLLSLALFMGCRKDFDFEPSIANLKFSEDNVLLNPVLNFSNSKTYLVKVYNTGNSDIEIPSIYLKKKEASYYRINVDGRAGFEFSNVALRAKDSLTIFLSLAAEKPSVDLYKDQIVFKDLNQTKEINLLTLIAKAKFYNPEKGQENLFLNENTTFNKDMYHVISANLVVAEGEKLSIEAGTKVLFYENGALTTAPNAALEIKGNMESPVVFKTYKNEPKYDSIPSQWKGLNIGKGSKLSINFAEIIGAENALNIEEDVQATIKNTKIYNSGINAIEANHATIKAENLVINNASKNGIMLKNGGNYEFSFTSIADFWSAGSWGMGENLPMYASNYLSTDGKETANPLTLKINNTILYGNASNGLQLDLKDAIANSIEIRNSLIKNDNPKTLNVSAPMFKDIITENPNFKNTHFFSPDLGLNDNSPALGKGNPADVKNSPLTIEGKHRATPPNIGAY, encoded by the coding sequence ATGGAAAAACATCGTTGTTCTATCAATATATCCTTCCTTTTGTCCTTGTTGTCTTTAGCCTTGTTTATGGGCTGTAGAAAGGATTTCGATTTTGAGCCCAGCATTGCAAATTTAAAATTTTCAGAAGATAATGTTTTACTCAATCCTGTGCTAAATTTCTCGAATTCAAAGACTTATTTAGTAAAAGTGTACAACACAGGCAACTCAGATATCGAGATTCCTAGCATTTATTTAAAGAAAAAAGAAGCATCGTATTACAGAATCAATGTAGATGGGCGTGCGGGATTTGAGTTTAGCAATGTGGCGTTGAGAGCCAAAGATAGCCTTACGATTTTCCTGAGCTTGGCGGCAGAAAAGCCTTCGGTGGATTTGTATAAAGACCAAATCGTATTTAAAGATTTAAATCAGACCAAGGAAATCAATCTTTTAACGCTGATAGCAAAAGCTAAATTTTATAATCCCGAAAAAGGGCAAGAAAACTTATTTTTAAACGAAAATACTACTTTTAATAAAGATATGTACCATGTCATCAGCGCGAATTTGGTTGTGGCAGAAGGTGAAAAATTAAGCATAGAAGCGGGGACTAAAGTTTTGTTTTACGAAAATGGAGCTTTGACTACTGCACCAAATGCTGCGCTGGAAATCAAAGGAAATATGGAATCTCCCGTGGTGTTTAAAACCTACAAAAATGAGCCAAAATACGATTCTATTCCTTCGCAATGGAAAGGGCTAAACATAGGAAAAGGCAGTAAATTATCAATAAATTTCGCCGAAATCATTGGAGCCGAAAACGCATTGAATATTGAAGAAGACGTACAAGCGACTATTAAAAATACCAAAATCTATAATTCGGGCATCAATGCCATTGAAGCAAACCACGCAACGATAAAAGCTGAAAATTTGGTAATAAACAATGCGTCGAAAAACGGAATTATGCTTAAAAATGGCGGAAATTATGAATTTTCGTTCACTAGCATTGCCGATTTTTGGAGCGCGGGCTCGTGGGGAATGGGCGAGAATTTGCCGATGTATGCGAGCAATTATTTGAGCACGGACGGAAAAGAAACCGCTAATCCTTTGACTCTGAAAATCAATAATACTATATTATATGGTAATGCAAGCAACGGGCTTCAGCTTGATTTGAAAGATGCAATCGCCAATTCTATCGAAATCAGAAATTCTTTGATTAAAAACGACAATCCGAAAACGCTGAATGTAAGCGCACCGATGTTCAAAGACATAATCACTGAAAATCCGAATTTTAAAAACACGCATTTCTTTTCTCCAGATTTGGGCTTGAATGATAATTCGCCAGCTTTGGGCAAAGGAAATCCTGCAGATGTAAAAAATAGTCCGCTCACGATTGAAGGAAAGCATAGAGCTACCCCTCCAAATATAGGTGCGTATTAA
- a CDS encoding CPBP family intramembrane glutamic endopeptidase: protein MKKIFFEIVEFIKNPTDQRIGHYSLAKNLRYLFIVLLIDILINLVFYEPLILLLDKVEPMVMEPRIIYSQNTFWVKLFLYSVFAPLSEEIIFRLWLKYRKFYHFFISRNKWDRIFKHLVYFSTISFGLIHISNYENNSTLFYILAPLIVSTQIFGGFLIAFIRIRFNFISGILLHSLWNFFALIIVCVPFFKNDDFIKNEKDYNLTIEEISFNHDGNQTFEIDSSKQKIHSLHISEYSYNHILDSLFNYNRPKNDILIDLYFESKNGIKKNTLKKLLLEYDKFID, encoded by the coding sequence ATGAAAAAGATATTTTTTGAAATTGTAGAATTTATCAAAAATCCTACAGACCAAAGAATTGGCCATTATTCTTTGGCTAAAAATTTACGATATCTTTTTATCGTATTGCTCATTGATATTCTTATTAACCTAGTGTTCTATGAACCACTAATTCTATTGCTAGACAAAGTGGAACCTATGGTAATGGAACCAAGAATCATATACAGCCAGAATACTTTTTGGGTTAAATTGTTTCTATACTCGGTTTTTGCTCCCTTGTCAGAAGAAATTATTTTTAGACTTTGGCTCAAATATCGCAAATTCTACCATTTTTTTATTTCAAGAAACAAATGGGATAGAATCTTTAAACACCTTGTTTATTTTTCCACGATAAGCTTTGGTTTAATACATATTAGCAATTACGAAAACAACTCTACGCTATTCTATATTTTGGCGCCGCTAATTGTTTCCACACAAATTTTTGGAGGATTCTTGATTGCCTTTATCCGTATACGCTTCAATTTCATCAGTGGTATTTTGCTACATAGCTTATGGAATTTTTTCGCTTTAATTATTGTTTGTGTACCTTTCTTTAAAAATGATGATTTCATCAAAAACGAAAAAGACTACAATCTTACAATCGAAGAAATCTCTTTCAATCATGATGGGAATCAAACATTTGAAATAGATTCAAGCAAACAAAAAATACACTCACTACATATCAGCGAATATTCATACAATCATATTTTAGACTCATTATTTAATTATAATCGCCCTAAAAATGATATTTTGATTGATTTATATTTTGAATCCAAAAACGGAATCAAGAAAAATACCTTGAAAAAACTTTTGCTTGAATACGATAAATTTATTGATTAA
- a CDS encoding RluA family pseudouridine synthase has product MKEHQEAYEPAEEEDELYEHYKFTADKGQQPLRVDKFLMNFIENATRNKIQQAAKAGNILVNDEAVKQNYRVKAGDEVKVVLSYPPRENVVIPQNIPVDIVYEDESIIVVNKSPGMVVHPGHGNYSGTLVNALKYHFDNLPSLTAELERPGLVHRIDKDTSGLLVIAKTEYAMDHLAKQFFNRTTRRLYTAIVWGNIEEDKGTIVGHIGRNPNNRMQMAVFEDGSQGKHAVTHFKVLERLGYITVVQCKLETGRTHQIRAHMKHIGHTLFNDERYGGDEILKGTTFTKYKQFVQNCFQVCPRQALHAQTLGFEHPVTGEQLDFESPVPEDMTQLLEKWRTYSNATWDED; this is encoded by the coding sequence ATGAAAGAACATCAAGAGGCATACGAGCCAGCGGAAGAAGAAGACGAATTATATGAGCACTATAAATTTACTGCCGACAAGGGACAGCAGCCTTTGCGCGTGGATAAATTTCTCATGAATTTCATCGAAAATGCTACTCGAAATAAAATTCAGCAAGCAGCCAAAGCAGGCAATATTCTTGTAAACGACGAAGCTGTAAAACAAAATTATCGTGTAAAAGCGGGCGATGAAGTAAAAGTCGTGCTTAGCTATCCACCACGAGAAAATGTAGTAATTCCGCAAAATATTCCTGTGGATATCGTTTATGAAGACGAGAGCATAATTGTTGTGAACAAATCGCCCGGTATGGTCGTTCATCCTGGGCATGGCAATTATTCGGGGACATTGGTAAATGCCTTAAAATATCATTTCGATAATCTCCCATCGCTCACTGCCGAATTGGAAAGGCCAGGATTGGTACACCGAATCGACAAAGACACGAGCGGACTGCTTGTGATTGCCAAAACGGAATACGCCATGGACCATTTAGCCAAACAATTTTTCAATCGCACCACTCGCCGATTATACACGGCAATTGTTTGGGGCAATATCGAAGAAGACAAAGGCACCATCGTGGGACACATCGGTCGCAATCCCAATAATCGTATGCAAATGGCTGTGTTTGAAGATGGCTCGCAGGGGAAACATGCCGTTACGCATTTCAAAGTTTTGGAGCGATTGGGCTATATCACCGTGGTTCAGTGTAAATTAGAAACTGGACGCACGCACCAGATTCGCGCACACATGAAACACATCGGGCATACGCTCTTCAACGATGAACGCTACGGTGGCGACGAAATCTTAAAAGGGACAACTTTTACCAAATACAAGCAATTCGTGCAAAACTGCTTTCAAGTTTGTCCGCGCCAAGCCTTGCATGCCCAAACTCTAGGCTTTGAGCATCCCGTAACGGGCGAGCAGCTTGATTTTGAATCGCCTGTGCCAGAAGACATGACACAGTTGCTCGAAAAATGGCGTACCTACTCAAACGCTACTTGGGACGAAGATTAA
- a CDS encoding PASTA domain-containing protein, with product MNFLKALISWKLWLNVLIGAGLLVGLWYFTFNWLNDYTNHNVEVKVPDLSKMNIQQAMKTLDDLGLEYSVDSVKYSENFKPFAVLDFYPIAGSTVKPGRRIFIKSNPRTWQPVPLPNLIDKSKRLAFTQLSMRHFVVGDTLYVKDPAKDAVLKVLFNGKEIPAGTFLPRGSVVDLVLGKGFDLDMPVPNLIGMTLQEARATILEHYFELGKINFFGSELDTINGTVVYQDPPDTDTYDEGRPISIWLSTKMLSELKPQTDSLDIVFRRSIKGEDSLYYKSVQKSKQIRINDLPEEIRNQIKYDEAAKNNLKKREKTNAPVHHKPKIDTTGISID from the coding sequence ATGAATTTTCTAAAAGCACTTATCAGCTGGAAACTATGGCTTAATGTCTTAATCGGCGCGGGATTACTTGTAGGCCTTTGGTATTTCACTTTCAATTGGTTAAACGACTATACCAATCACAATGTGGAGGTGAAAGTGCCAGATTTATCTAAAATGAATATCCAGCAAGCAATGAAAACGCTCGACGATTTAGGCCTTGAATATTCAGTGGATAGTGTGAAATACTCCGAAAATTTCAAACCTTTTGCGGTTTTGGATTTCTACCCTATTGCGGGCTCTACCGTAAAACCTGGGCGTAGAATCTTTATTAAATCAAACCCAAGAACTTGGCAGCCTGTACCCCTACCTAACTTGATCGACAAAAGTAAACGATTAGCCTTCACTCAGCTTTCGATGAGGCATTTTGTGGTGGGAGACACCCTTTATGTAAAAGACCCAGCAAAAGATGCGGTGCTTAAAGTTCTATTCAATGGCAAAGAGATTCCTGCGGGTACTTTTTTACCAAGGGGAAGTGTGGTAGATTTAGTTTTGGGTAAAGGTTTTGATTTAGATATGCCTGTACCAAACTTAATTGGGATGACGCTGCAAGAAGCTAGAGCTACTATTTTAGAACATTATTTTGAATTAGGTAAAATTAATTTCTTTGGCTCTGAATTAGACACCATTAACGGAACTGTTGTGTACCAAGACCCGCCTGACACGGATACATACGATGAAGGTAGACCCATCTCTATTTGGCTTTCCACCAAAATGCTTTCTGAGCTAAAGCCGCAAACCGATTCGCTTGACATCGTATTCCGTAGAAGTATCAAAGGAGAGGATTCCTTATACTACAAGTCTGTTCAAAAGTCTAAACAAATCAGAATTAATGATTTACCTGAAGAGATTAGAAATCAGATTAAATACGACGAAGCTGCGAAAAACAATCTTAAAAAACGCGAAAAAACAAATGCTCCTGTTCACCATAAACCAAAGATTGACACTACTGGAATTAGTATCGATTAA
- a CDS encoding cation:proton antiporter, with protein sequence MDIYLIMGGMSILIIFSYLFDTIARNTQFPSVILLIATGIGLRFLADSFHYHIPYLDKIIPTFGTIGLILIVLEGALELKINKEKKGIIIKGFISALVILLLTATGLAFLVKYWLDVPFLNAMLEVTPLAIISSAVAIPSAAGLIEKDKEFVVYESTFSDILGIVLFYFLKPHIVDPNGEPYEVAKSITIGSFGSLILEMIIVVIVSFIVIYILFTLIEKISHNVKFFLILALLILAYVIAKKFHLSALIIIFFFGLFMANTRDMLPDKFKKYIPTKKVNEGLHEFHLLTAESTFLIRTGFFLFFGFNITLDMFTNTATYLFGLAIIGIIFFVRFGYFAATQPRNILPTASIAPRGLITILLFLDLPLAMSNDFVNEKVLLIVILLSMLIMLLGLILTPENKETKEKPKVDMNTFGDV encoded by the coding sequence ATGGATATATATTTAATCATGGGCGGAATGTCCATCCTTATTATATTTTCCTATTTATTTGATACTATAGCAAGAAACACCCAATTCCCCTCTGTAATCCTATTGATTGCGACGGGGATTGGGCTTCGTTTTTTAGCCGATAGTTTTCATTACCATATCCCTTATTTAGATAAAATCATCCCTACCTTCGGGACTATTGGGCTGATTTTAATCGTGCTTGAGGGAGCGCTAGAACTCAAAATCAACAAAGAAAAAAAGGGAATCATCATCAAAGGATTTATCTCGGCACTAGTCATTTTATTACTCACGGCTACAGGATTAGCTTTTTTGGTAAAATACTGGCTAGACGTTCCATTCCTAAACGCTATGCTGGAAGTAACACCGCTTGCCATCATCAGTAGTGCGGTGGCGATACCTAGCGCAGCAGGACTTATTGAAAAAGACAAAGAATTTGTCGTGTACGAATCTACTTTTTCAGATATTTTAGGGATTGTCCTTTTTTATTTTTTAAAACCTCACATCGTAGATCCCAATGGAGAACCTTACGAAGTAGCAAAATCCATTACCATAGGATCGTTTGGCTCCCTAATACTAGAAATGATTATCGTAGTAATTGTTTCGTTTATAGTAATTTACATTCTTTTCACTTTAATTGAAAAAATATCGCATAATGTCAAATTTTTCTTGATTTTAGCCTTATTAATCCTAGCGTATGTTATTGCCAAAAAATTCCATCTTTCGGCATTGATTATCATTTTCTTCTTTGGATTATTCATGGCAAATACGCGCGATATGCTGCCCGATAAGTTTAAAAAATACATTCCGACCAAAAAAGTGAATGAAGGTTTGCACGAGTTTCATTTGCTCACGGCAGAGTCTACATTTTTAATCCGTACGGGGTTCTTCCTATTTTTTGGGTTTAATATAACATTGGATATGTTTACCAACACGGCTACCTATTTATTTGGTCTAGCGATTATTGGAATTATCTTTTTTGTACGATTTGGATATTTTGCAGCCACACAGCCACGCAACATTTTGCCTACCGCAAGCATTGCACCACGCGGATTGATTACGATTTTGCTTTTCCTTGATCTGCCACTTGCCATGAGCAATGATTTTGTGAATGAAAAAGTGCTTTTAATCGTAATTTTGCTATCGATGCTCATCATGCTTTTGGGCTTAATTTTGACACCTGAAAACAAAGAAACCAAAGAAAAACCAAAAGTAGATATGAACACCTTTGGAGATGTATAA
- the pepT gene encoding peptidase T, translated as MDAKWSKKLLERFIGYTKVYTTSEPDVEQIPSTERQWDLAKYLKNELEELGLEDVSIDDHAYVMGYLPSNQDKNLPTIGFIAHFDTSPDFSGENVNPQIWENYDGKDVVLNKAEDIVLRVSEFPELAEYKGETLITTDGTTLLGADDKAGIAEIVTAVEYLIAHPEIPRPRIAVGFTPDEEVGKGAHLFDVEKFGADFAYTMDGSSVGELEYENFNAAGAKVKFVGKVVHPGYAKGKMVNALHLYRKFGDLLPENEVPERTEGREGFFHQTYVCGDVDEVNLELIIRDHDLEKFEVRKKMLQNITKQINDELGEERVITTIKDQYFNMVQHIQDKMYIVELAEQAMKNLDIKPLIKPIRGGTDGAQLSYKGLPCPNIFAGGQNFHSRFEYVTLESMEKATDVIVEMAQLATTKF; from the coding sequence ATGGATGCTAAATGGAGTAAAAAATTACTTGAAAGATTTATAGGATACACCAAGGTTTACACAACCAGTGAGCCAGATGTAGAGCAAATCCCTAGTACTGAACGCCAATGGGATTTGGCAAAATACCTTAAAAATGAATTGGAAGAGCTTGGGCTAGAAGATGTAAGCATCGACGACCATGCTTATGTAATGGGATATTTACCAAGCAATCAGGACAAAAATTTGCCGACGATTGGTTTCATCGCTCACTTTGACACTTCGCCAGATTTCAGCGGAGAAAATGTAAACCCTCAAATTTGGGAAAATTACGACGGAAAAGATGTGGTGCTAAACAAAGCAGAAGACATTGTTTTGCGTGTTTCTGAATTTCCTGAATTGGCTGAATATAAGGGCGAAACTTTAATCACTACCGATGGGACTACTTTGCTTGGAGCAGATGACAAAGCGGGTATTGCAGAAATCGTAACGGCAGTGGAATATCTCATCGCTCACCCTGAAATTCCAAGACCACGCATTGCGGTAGGATTCACTCCAGACGAAGAGGTGGGAAAAGGTGCGCATCTATTTGATGTTGAGAAATTTGGTGCAGATTTCGCTTATACCATGGACGGAAGTTCTGTAGGTGAATTGGAGTATGAAAACTTCAACGCTGCGGGAGCTAAAGTGAAATTCGTGGGAAAAGTGGTTCACCCAGGCTACGCCAAAGGCAAAATGGTAAATGCATTGCATTTGTATAGAAAATTTGGGGATTTGCTTCCAGAAAACGAAGTGCCAGAACGCACCGAAGGGCGAGAAGGTTTCTTCCATCAAACTTATGTTTGCGGTGATGTAGACGAAGTGAATTTAGAATTAATCATTCGCGACCATGATTTGGAAAAATTTGAAGTCCGCAAAAAAATGCTTCAAAATATTACAAAACAAATAAATGATGAATTGGGCGAAGAGCGTGTAATCACCACTATCAAAGACCAATATTTCAACATGGTTCAGCACATACAAGACAAGATGTACATTGTTGAACTAGCAGAGCAAGCCATGAAGAACCTTGACATCAAACCTTTAATCAAACCAATCCGCGGAGGAACAGACGGAGCGCAACTTTCTTACAAAGGTTTGCCTTGCCCTAACATCTTTGCGGGCGGACAAAATTTCCACAGCCGTTTTGAGTATGTAACACTCGAATCTATGGAAAAAGCCACTGATGTTATCGTGGAGATGGCTCAACTTGCAACTACCAAATTCTAA
- a CDS encoding peptidylprolyl isomerase has translation MIKKLNANKLWIALLCALPVISFSQSHKVDGVEAVVGNEIVLQSDIDRDYEIAKQNGQTFPDKCSFLNNMLVQKMVLNHAKNDTLVKIADDRIKARAEAVLEDFRSRATDAQLLQVYGVKTIPELKNILENIVRENALIETKKSMIDENVDASPEDVKNFFEKNKSELPRVNEEVELAHIIIYPEITEAHKQQIIDSLKQIKKDIENGESFATKATLLSQDPGSASQGGLYKNIKRGKFVPEFDAVAFNLEEGQISDPVETEFGYHIIKLDKRLGQAIDVRHILLVPKPTQAEIDSAKVKLEKIKQDIKLGKITFKEAALQNSVDKYTRFNGGVLTNPQTGEDRFERSSLPYNQVYALAGLQKGDISDIFESEYKNKKVLSILQLIDVIPAHQISLSTDYTRLKNYTLQQKKQEVLYDWIRKNLPNTYIKIGKDYQNCNFEFNWLKK, from the coding sequence ATGATAAAGAAATTGAACGCAAATAAATTATGGATAGCACTTTTATGTGCCTTGCCAGTGATTAGTTTTTCGCAAAGCCATAAAGTAGATGGTGTAGAAGCTGTAGTGGGAAATGAGATTGTCTTGCAATCAGATATTGATCGTGATTATGAAATTGCGAAACAAAACGGACAAACTTTTCCAGATAAATGTAGCTTTCTCAACAATATGCTGGTACAGAAAATGGTGCTCAATCATGCGAAAAATGATACATTAGTCAAAATTGCAGATGATAGAATAAAAGCGAGAGCCGAGGCCGTTTTAGAGGATTTTAGAAGTCGTGCAACCGATGCGCAATTATTGCAAGTATATGGTGTTAAAACTATACCAGAGTTAAAAAATATTCTCGAAAATATTGTGCGAGAAAACGCTTTGATTGAAACTAAAAAATCAATGATTGATGAGAATGTAGATGCCTCGCCAGAAGATGTGAAGAATTTCTTTGAGAAAAACAAAAGCGAGTTGCCAAGAGTAAACGAAGAAGTTGAGCTTGCGCACATCATCATTTACCCTGAAATTACCGAAGCGCACAAACAACAAATCATCGATTCGTTGAAGCAAATCAAAAAAGATATTGAAAACGGGGAAAGTTTTGCGACCAAAGCCACTTTGCTCTCACAAGATCCAGGTTCTGCAAGCCAAGGCGGATTGTACAAAAACATCAAAAGGGGGAAATTCGTTCCAGAGTTTGACGCCGTAGCCTTCAACCTAGAAGAAGGACAAATTTCCGATCCCGTAGAAACAGAATTTGGCTATCACATCATTAAATTAGACAAGCGATTGGGACAAGCCATCGATGTTCGTCATATTCTATTGGTACCAAAACCTACGCAAGCGGAAATCGATTCGGCTAAAGTGAAATTAGAGAAAATTAAGCAGGATATCAAATTAGGAAAAATCACATTTAAAGAAGCCGCTTTGCAAAATTCTGTGGATAAGTACACAAGATTTAACGGAGGAGTGCTTACCAATCCACAAACGGGCGAAGACCGCTTTGAGCGTAGTAGCTTGCCATACAACCAAGTATATGCTTTGGCGGGATTGCAAAAAGGCGACATCAGTGATATTTTTGAATCTGAATACAAAAACAAAAAAGTGCTTTCAATCCTTCAATTAATCGATGTGATTCCTGCACACCAAATTAGTCTAAGCACGGATTATACAAGACTCAAGAACTACACTCTACAACAGAAAAAACAAGAAGTTTTGTACGACTGGATTCGCAAAAACTTACCAAATACTTACATTAAAATCGGAAAAGATTACCAAAATTGTAATTTTGAATTCAACTGGTTGAAGAAATAA